The following proteins come from a genomic window of Dreissena polymorpha isolate Duluth1 chromosome 1, UMN_Dpol_1.0, whole genome shotgun sequence:
- the LOC127852125 gene encoding fructose-bisphosphate aldolase-like isoform X1 — MPVFPSYLTPEQEEELRSVAKAIVAPGKGILAADESTGTIGKRFESIGLENTEENRRRYRELLFTADAVVSDSISGVILYHETLYQKTKEGVPFVKVLTDKNIIPGIKVDKGVVPLAGTDGESTTQGLDGLAEQCAKYRQDGARFAKWRCVLKIGDQTPSYLAMLENANVLARYASICQQNGLVPIVEPEVLCDGEHDLFTAQKVTEQVLAFTYKALADHHVFLEGTLLKPNMVTSGQSCSRKFSPDENARATVLALSRTVPPAMPGVVFLSGGQSEEDSTVNLNAINTCTVAPKPWALSFSFGRALQASVLKAWRGQDDNREAAQRQFLLRAKANGLAAMGQYYGELGTMSAGGESLFVPKHQY, encoded by the exons ATGCCCGTGTTTCCAAGTTATTTGACACCGGAACAGGAAGAGGAGCTGCGTAGTGTCGCCAAAGCCATCGTCGCGCCCGGAAAGGGAATCCTGGCCGCCGATGAGTCGACAG GAACCATCGGGAAGCGGTTTGAAAGCATCGGGCTGGAGAACACGGAAGAAAACCGGCGGCGGTACCGGGAGCTGCTGTTCACCGCCGACGCCGTCGTGTCGGACAGCATCAGCGGTGTGATCTTGTACCACGAGACGCTGTACCAGAAAACAAAGGAAGGCGTTCCATTCGTAAAG GTGTTGACAGACAAGAACATTATCCCTGGGATTAAAGTGGACAAAGGCGTGGTCCCTCTGGCAGGAACTGATGGCGAGTCCACCACCCAAG GTCTAGACGGTTTGGCAGAGCAGTGCGCCAAGTATAGGCAGGACGGTGCCCGTTTCGCCAAATGGCGCTGCGTTTTGAAGATCGGGGACCAGACGCCCTCGTATCTCGCCATGCTGGAGAACGCCAACGTGCTCGCACGCTATGCCAGCATCTGTCAACAG AACGGTCTCGTGCCCATTGTGGAGCCGGAAGTACTTTGTGACGGCGAGCACGACCTGTTCACCGCACAGAAGGTCACCGAGCAG GTGCTCGCGTTTACATACAAAGCCCTTGCAGACCACCACGTGTTTCTGGAGGGGACTCTGCTCAAACCCAACATGGTGACATCTGGCCAAAGCTGCAGCCGGAAGTTCAGTCCCGATGAAAATGCGCGCGCAACTGTCCTCGCTCTCAGTCGAACAGTGCCGCCTGCCATGCCTG GCGTGGTGTTCCTGTCCGGGGGCCAGTCCGAGGAGGACTCCACCGTCAACCTGAATGCTATCAACACGTGCACGGTCGCCCCGAAGCCCTGGGCGCTCTCATTCTCCTTTGGACGTGCCCTACAGGCTAGCGTCCTCAAGGCATGGCGGGGGCAGGACGACAACAGGGAGGCGGCGCAGAGGCAGTTCCTGCTGAGAGCCAAG GCGAACGGTCTAGCAGCCATGGGACAATACTACGGGGAATTGGGAACAATGTCGGCGGGTGGAGAATCGCTGTTTGTGCCCAAACATCAGTACTAG
- the LOC127852125 gene encoding fructose-bisphosphate aldolase-like isoform X2: MPVFPSYLTPEQEEELRSVAKAIVAPGKGILAADESTGTIGKRFESIGLENTEENRRRYRELLFTADAVVSDSISGVILYHETLYQKTKEGVPFVKVLTDKNIIPGIKVDKGVVPLAGTDGESTTQGLDGLAEQCAKYRQDGARFAKWRCVLKIGDQTPSYLAMLENANVLARYASICQQNGLVPIVEPEVLCDGEHDLFTAQKVTEQVLAFTYKALADHHVFLEGTLLKPNMVTSGQSCSRKFSPDENARATVLALSRTVPPAMPGVVFLSGGQSEEDSTVNLNAINTCTVAPKPWALSFSFGRALQASVLKAWRGQDDNREAAQRQFLLRAKANGLAAMGQYYGELGTMSAGGESLFVPKHQY, encoded by the exons ATGCCCGTGTTTCCAAGTTATTTGACACCGGAACAGGAAGAGGAGCTGCGTAGTGTCGCCAAAGCCATCGTCGCGCCCGGAAAGGGAATCCTGGCCGCCGATGAGTCGACAG GAACCATCGGGAAGCGGTTTGAAAGCATCGGGCTGGAGAACACGGAAGAAAACCGGCGGCGGTACCGGGAGCTGCTGTTCACCGCCGACGCCGTCGTGTCGGACAGCATCAGCGGTGTGATCTTGTACCACGAGACGCTGTACCAGAAAACAAAGGAAGGCGTTCCATTCGTAAAG GTGTTGACAGACAAGAACATTATCCCTGGGATTAAAGTGGACAAAGGCGTGGTCCCTCTGGCAGGAACTGATGGCGAGTCCACCACCCAAG GTCTAGACGGTTTGGCAGAGCAGTGCGCCAAGTATAGGCAGGACGGTGCCCGTTTCGCCAAATGGCGCTGCGTTTTGAAGATCGGGGACCAGACGCCCTCGTATCTCGCCATGCTGGAGAACGCCAACGTGCTCGCACGCTATGCCAGCATCTGTCAACAG AACGGTCTCGTGCCCATTGTGGAGCCGGAAGTACTTTGTGACGGCGAGCACGACCTGTTCACCGCACAGAAGGTCACCGAGCAG GTGCTCGCGTTTACATACAAAGCCCTTGCAGACCACCACGTGTTTCTGGAGGGGACTCTGCTCAAACCCAACATGGTGACATCTGGCCAAAGCTGCAGCCGGAAGTTCAGTCCCGATGAAAATGCGCGCGCAACTGTCCTCGCTCTCAGTCGAACAGTGCCGCCTGCCATGCCTG GCGTGGTGTTCCTGTCCGGGGGCCAGTCCGAGGAGGACTCCACCGTCAACCTGAATGCTATCAACACGTGCACGGTCGCCCCGAAGCCCTGGGCGCTCTCATTCTCCTTTGGACGTGCCCTACAGGCTAGCGTCCTCAAGGCATGGCGGGGGCAGGACGACAACAGGGAGGCGGCGCAGAGGCAGTTCCTGCTGAGAGCCAAG
- the LOC127852017 gene encoding heat shock 70 kDa protein 12A-like, producing the protein MASALPVSLQATKDRLQVAAIDFGTTYSGYAFSFRTDFLENPLKILTNKWESQGGSATLVSMKTPSCVLFSQEGKFDSFGYDAEEKYLTLAMDEQHIRWFYFKNFKMLLYENKNLTRSTMLTDDKGLKMPAHKVFSACIRYLKDHLVNLQSVPGKSLKFREMHWVLTVPAIWDDSAKQFMREAAVEAGIATENLSLALEPEAAALYCRYLPMEKVVDSAGKASIESFAPGKRYLVLDAGGGTIDITVHETLPDGTVKEVYKANGGPWGGTTVDKAFVSFLEEVTGPEVMQIFKTQHKEDFLQLMREFEIKKKTMEPKDDPDAKTMFRMPLAIHETFRTVHGTDFRMSLLLKQNLKDNVTFTGDKMRVKPAQIQALFQKTIDHIVNHLTDIFKRPEVQGANMILMVGGFSESKMLQNALKKNFPSKQLVIPEDAGLAVLKGAVIFGHKPDAIVARVTPLTYGIEIWPHFDASRHPRSKLKMIDGIARCADYFDKHIEADTEVQAGKTFEEKQYFPLTGDQTKMSIKIFASPNKNPRYTDDSGCSFKGKILVNLPDGKTANEKEVVVKMIYGNTELKVEARVVKTGTVLSATLDFLG; encoded by the exons ATGGCCAGCGCTCTTCCAGTATCTTTGCAAGCCACCAAGGACAGGCTCCAAGTGGCTGCAATAGACTTCGGTACCACCTACTCTGGCTACGCATTCTCGTTTCGCACGGATTTCCTGGAAAACCCTCTCAAAATCCTCACCAACAAATGGGAGTCCCAGGGCGGCTCAGCTACGCTCGTCTCCATGAAGACCCCTTCGTGTGTCCTCTTCTCTCAGGAAGGAAAGTTTGACAGCTTCGGTTATGATGCTGAGGAGAAGTATCTGACGCTTGCAATGGACGAGCAACACATACGTTGGTTCTACTTCAAGAACTTCAAAATGCTTCTGTACGAAAATAAG AACCTCACACGCTCAACCATGCTTACCGACGACAAGGGTCTCAAGATGCCTGCACACAAGGTGTTCTCTGCCTGCATCCGTTACCTGAAGGACCACCTTGTTAACTTGCAGTCTGTGCCTGGGAAAAGCCTGAAGTTCCGTGAGATGCACTGGGTGCTTACCGTGCCCGCCATCTGGGATGACTCCGCCAAACAGTTCATGAGAGAGGCCGCCGTTGAG GCGGGTATCGCGACAGAGAATCTGTCGCTGGCTCTGGAGCCGGAAGCTGCCGCCCTGTATTGCCGCTACCTGCCCATGGAGAAGGTGGTCGACTCGGCTGGCAAAGCGTCAATTGAATCCTTCGCACCTGGGAAACGCTATCTCGTGCTGGACGCTGGAg GTGGCACTATCGACATCACTGTTCATGAGACGCTGCCAGACGGAACAGTAAAGGAAGTGTACAAGGCAAATGGAGGCCCCTGGGGTGGCACAACCGTCGACAAGGCCTTCGTCAGTTTCCTGGAGGAGGTCACGGGACCGGAAGTGATGCAAATATTCAAAAC CCAGCACAAAGAAGACTTCCTGCAACTGATGAGAGAGTTCGAGATCAAGAAGAAGACGATGGAGCCCAAGGACGACCCGGACGCCAAGACGATGTTCCGGATGCCGCTCGCCATACACGAGACCTTCAGAACTGTGCACGGAACCGACTTCCG GATGAGTTTGCTGTTAAAACAAAATCTGAAAGACAACGTAACGTTTACTGGTGACAAGATGAGAGTCAAACCAGCACAAATCCAAGCTCTTTTTCAGAAGACCATTGATCACATTGTCAACCATCTGACTGACATATTCAAAAGACCGGAAGTTCAAGGGGCAAACATGATTCTGATGGTCGGCGGGTTCTCAGAATCAAAAATGCTTCAGAACGCTTTGAAGAAGAATTTCCCGTCCAAACAACTGGTCATTCCTGAAGACGCGGGTTTAGCGGTTTTGAAAGGAGCTGTGATATTTGGTCACAAGCCAGATGCCATTGTGGCCAGAGTTACACCATTAACGTATGGCATTGAAATATGGCCGCACTTTGACGCAAGTCGTCATCCACGTTCAAAGCTGAAGATGATAGATGGAATTGCACGATGCGCAGATTATTTCGACAAACATATCGAAGCGGATACCGAGGTGCAAGCTGGAAAGACCTTTGAAGAAAAGCAATATTTTCCTTTAACAGGCGACCAAACAAAAATGTCTATAAAGATTTTCGCAAGCCCAAATAAGAATCCACGTTACACCGATGACAGTGGCTGCTCATTCAAGGGGAAGATTCTTGTGAATCTACCTGATGGCAAAACGGCAAATGAAAAGGAGGTGGTCGTAAAGATGATCTACGGTAACACCGAGCTGAAGGTTGAGGCGCGGGTTGTGAAGACAGGGACGGTGTTGAGCGCCACATTGGATTTCTTAGGATGA